CTCCTCGCCAACCGCATCGACGGCGACCGCGACGCCCCCCCACGCGAACTGACGGCCCCCCACCACCTCGCCCTCCGCGAAAGCACCACCCCCTGACCCCCTCAGGCTCCTTGCGTTGATCATGAGCTTTGCGTCATCGAGCGGCCGATCCCTGACGCAGACTCCATGATCAACGCCGTCCGGGCGGGAGTGGGCGGGAGGTAGGGGGGTCAGTCGAAGAAGCGGGCCAGGTGGGTGGGGGTGGGGGCGGGGGCTGTGGGAGACAGGGGGGTGAGGTCGGCGAAGATGGAGGCGCCGTCGCAGGCGACGTGCAGGGGATACCAGCGGGGCGTGCCGGGCGGGCGTTGGCCGCAGATGCCCTTGAAGGTCTGCACGTCCAGCAGGCGTACGTGGGTGGGATCGGCGACCGCGTTCACGTGCCGCCACCAGGGGCTCATCACGTGCAGCACACCGCCCGGCCGGAGTGCCCGGTGCGCCTCGTCCAGCAGCGGCAGGAAGTCGATCAGGTGCTCCAGGATGTGCACCGCGAAGAAGACGTCCACCGAGTCGTCGGCCAGCGGCAGCGAGCCGGAGAGGTCCGCCACGGCGTCCACACCCGCCGCCGGATGGATGTCCAGCCCCAGGTTGCCCGGCCACTGCTTCTGACCCCCGCAGCCCAGGTCGACCACCACCGGGTCGCGGCCGGCGACGCGTACCCGGCACCAGACGCCGAGCACCCCGGCGAGCCGGCCCACCAGGTCCCGGACCAGCCGCAGCTCGGCCGGGTCGTCGACCTCACCGTCGACGTGGGCGACGCCCCGGTCGAAGCGCACCCGCACCGCCAGCGCGCGCAGCCGGTCGTCGTGCCGGGCCAGATCGGCCCACGCCTCGGTGAGGAAGCCGTCGACCACCGACAGCCGCTGGGCCGAGGGTGCGGTCATTCCGGTC
This genomic interval from Micromonospora sp. CCTCC AA 2012012 contains the following:
- a CDS encoding methyltransferase domain-containing protein — its product is MVATGMTAPSAQRLSVVDGFLTEAWADLARHDDRLRALAVRVRFDRGVAHVDGEVDDPAELRLVRDLVGRLAGVLGVWCRVRVAGRDPVVVDLGCGGQKQWPGNLGLDIHPAAGVDAVADLSGSLPLADDSVDVFFAVHILEHLIDFLPLLDEAHRALRPGGVLHVMSPWWRHVNAVADPTHVRLLDVQTFKGICGQRPPGTPRWYPLHVACDGASIFADLTPLSPTAPAPTPTHLARFFD